Proteins from a single region of Strix aluco isolate bStrAlu1 chromosome 5, bStrAlu1.hap1, whole genome shotgun sequence:
- the LOC141924019 gene encoding acrosin-like, with the protein MDAYYGAYYGTSRVVGGTGAQPGAWPWIVSIQDPWEAGTGHVCGGSLISPQWVLTAAHCFLEARHIAMWRVVVGANHLTQPGPETQVRSIKRLLVHPRYSNITKRNDIALLHLDQPVQCGYYVQLACVPDASLRVSELTNCYISGWGATTARSAGTTDVLQEAKVHLIDPNLCNSSRWYRGAVHPYNLCAGYPQGGIDTCQVGACDKAAPSGTRSPGTAAQTHPGVGFAHQPASLCRDERQSYPTGPRPSPRQEAAAILYPAARAPADPKGEKSLSSRRNGIQRRLQSNHAAVQFSLLCKARTSMPATCKMRPQAATSATKAKSHSKGLNPSLVREEGAQSHHGTEKTDTSGPERG; encoded by the exons ATGGATGCTTACTACGGCGCTTACTACGGCACGTCACGCGTTGTGGGTGGCACAggtgcccagccaggggcctggccctggatcgtcagcatccaggatccctgggaagcaggcacggggcatgtgtgcggagggtccctcatcagcccacagtgggtcctcacagcagcccactgcttcctcgaggccag gcacatcgccatgtggcgcgtggtggttGGGGCCAACCACTTGACTCAGCCGGGCCCGGAGACCCAAGTACGCAGTAttaagcggctgctggttcacccacgctacagcaacatcaccaagaggaacgacattgcgctgctgcacttggaccagcctgtgcagtgcggctactATGTACAGCTtgcctgcgtgcccgacgcctcgctgagagtgtcagagctgacaaactgctacatcagtggctggggggccacgacggcgagat CCGCAGGaacaacggatgtcctgcaggaggccaaggtccacctcatcgaccccaacctctgcaacagcagccggtggtaccgaggggccgtccacccctacaacctgtgcgctggctatccgcagggcggcatcgacacctgccaggtaggagcctgcgacaaggcagcgcccagcggcacacgcagccccggcacagccgcccaaACGCACCCCGGCGTGGGCTTTGCCCaccaa ccagcatcgctgtgcagagatgagcGCCAGTCCTACCCCACGGGCCCACGACCCTCTCCCAGACAAG aagctgctgcaatTCTTTACCCGGCTGCACGAGCTCCTGCAGatcctaaaggggaaaaaagcttgagcagcaggaggaatgggATCCAGCGCAGGCTGCAGT CtaaccacgctgcagtccaattcagtctcctgtgcaaggcaaggacttCCATGCCtgccacctgcaaaatgaggccgCAGGCAGCCACGTCGGCCACAAAGGCAAAGAGCCACTCCAAAGGGCTGAACCCGAGCCTGGTccgagaggagggtgctcagagccaccacGGCACGGAGAAGACCGACACATCGGGGCCAGAAAGAGGATAG